One Malus sylvestris chromosome 14, drMalSylv7.2, whole genome shotgun sequence DNA segment encodes these proteins:
- the LOC126599972 gene encoding methionine gamma-lyase-like: protein MADTKCQGLVFPTINSKKRAEHDDIDNEDYVAAKKSMLLSSAAAAAWEDPAAALASARHEFGEHGGVNMSIEASATFTVMEPETLRKMFSGELGADRDFFIYSRHFNPTVLNLSRQMAALEGTEAAYCTSSGMSAISSVLLQLVSSGEHIVASRTVYGGTHALMSHFFPRACNITTTFVDINDMDMVRNAIEVGKTKVLYFEGMSNPTLTVANIPELSRIGHEKGVTVVVDNTFSPMVLSPVRLGADVVVHSISKFISGGADIIAGVVCGPASLVNSMMDLHQGSLMLLGPTMNAKVAFELSERIPHLGLRMKEHCHRAMVYAQRMKKMGLKVIYPGLDDHPQHELLKAIGNKDYGYGGLLCLDMGTEERANRLMNLLQNCTQFGFMAVSLGYYETLMSCSGSSTSSEMNDEEKALAGISPGLVRMSIGYIGTLEQRWSQFEKAISRMQESGLLNKK, encoded by the exons ATGGCTGACACCAAATGCCAGGGATTAGTTTTCCCCACCATCAACAGCAAGAAGAGAGCAGAGCACGACGACATAGACAACGAAGACTACGTTGCCGCCAAAAAGTCCATGTTGTTGTCCTCGGCTGCAGCTGCAGCCTGGGAAGACCCAGCCGCGGCATTAGCCAGTGCTCGCCATGAGTTTGGTGAGCACGGTGGTGTCAACATGTCGATTGAGGCCTCCGCCACGTTCACCGTGATGGAGCCCGAGACTCTTCGCAAAATGTTCTCCGGCGAGCTGGGTGCCGACCGCGACTTCTTCATCTACAGCCGCCACTTTAACCCTACCGTGCTCAATCTCAGTCGCCAGATGGCAGCCCTCGAGGGCACAGAGGCCGCCTACTGCACGTCCTCTGGGATGTCAGCCATATCCTCCGTCCTGCTCCAGCTCGTCAGCAGCGGGGAGCACATCGTAGCCTCAAGAACCGTCTACGGAGGGACCCACGCCCTCATGTCCCACTTCTTCCCCAGGGCATGCAACATAACGACGACGTTTGTGGACATCAACGACATGGACATGGTGAGGAATGCTATTGAGGTCGGGAAGACCAAGGTACTCTATTTCGAAGGCATGTCGAACCCAACTCTCACCGTCGCCAACATACCGGAGCTCAGCCGTATCGGCCACGAGAAGGGGGTCACGGTTGTGGTGGACAACACGTTTTCTCCCATGGTTCTCTCTCCGGTGAGGCTTGGTGCTGACGTTGTTGTTCACAGCATTTCCAAGTTTATTAGCGGCGGTGCTGATATTATTGCAG GTGTTGTGTGCGGACCTGCAAGCCTGGTGAACTCAatgatggatctacaccaaggctCCCTAATGCTCTTGGGTCCCACAATGAATGCCAAGGTGGCATTTGAGCTCTCTGAGAGGATTCCCCACCTAGGGTTAAGAATGAAGGAGCACTGCCATAGGGCAATGGTTTATGCCCAAAGGATGAAGAAGATGGGCTTAAAAGTAATTTACCCGGGGCTCGACGACCACCCGCAGCACGAGCTTCTCAAGGCCATAGGAAACAAAGATTACGGGTACGGAGGGCTTTTGTGTTTGGACATGGGGACTGAGGAAAGAGCCAATAGGCTCATGAATCTCTTGCAGAACTGCACACAGTTTGGGTTCATGGCTGTGAGCCTAGGGTACTATGAAACTCTAATGTCCTGCTCTGGAAGCAGCACAAGCAGTGAGATGAATGATGAGGAGAAGGCTCTGGCTGGGATCTCACCAGGGCTCGTGAGGATGTCGATCGGGTACATTGGGACGTTGGAGCAGAGGTGGAGCCAATTTGAGAAGGCAATTTCTAGAATGCAGGAGTCTGGTTTGTTGAATAAGAAGTGA